From Myxococcales bacterium, a single genomic window includes:
- a CDS encoding IS630 family transposase — MERRGFGRIAVCTMGRALRAIGARLGAPKPIVLCPWRKAKREHRLRALRRLAETASARQPVFYCDEVDIHLNPKIGRDWMLPGVQRRVVTPGKNHKAYIAGALDARTGQLVWVDAESKASWLFCKLLWRLVEQNPQARTIHLIVDNYVIHSSKVTREVLAHFADKIQLHFLPPYCPDANRIERVWLDLHANVTRNHRCVTLPELMRHVRRFLNDFNRRHTRGLALRRAA, encoded by the coding sequence TTGGAGCGGCGCGGCTTCGGCCGCATTGCCGTTTGCACCATGGGCCGCGCACTGCGCGCGATCGGGGCGCGACTCGGCGCCCCAAAGCCCATCGTGCTCTGCCCCTGGCGCAAGGCCAAGCGCGAGCACCGCCTTCGCGCGCTTCGGCGCCTGGCGGAGACCGCATCTGCCCGGCAGCCCGTCTTCTACTGCGATGAGGTCGACATCCACCTCAACCCGAAAATCGGCCGCGACTGGATGCTCCCCGGGGTCCAACGCCGGGTGGTCACGCCGGGCAAGAACCATAAGGCCTACATCGCCGGCGCTCTCGACGCCCGAACCGGCCAGCTCGTCTGGGTCGACGCCGAGAGCAAGGCGAGCTGGCTTTTCTGCAAGCTCCTCTGGCGCTTGGTGGAGCAGAACCCGCAAGCCCGCACCATCCACCTCATCGTCGACAACTACGTCATCCACAGCAGCAAGGTCACACGCGAGGTCCTCGCTCACTTCGCCGACAAGATCCAGCTACACTTCCTGCCTCCCTACTGCCCGGACGCCAACCGCATCGAGCGCGTTTGGCTCGACCTCCACGCCAATGTCACCAGGAACCATCGCTGCGTCACACTTCCCGAGTTGATGCGCCATGTCCGACGCTTCCTCAATGACTTCAACCGTCGCCACACTCGCGGCCTCGCGCTGCGGCGGGCGGCCTGA
- a CDS encoding deoxyhypusine synthase family protein: MGAVRDFIVHNYRHFNAAVVIDAARAWEEHLGKGGKMLLTLAGAMSTAELGISVAELIRKGKVHAIVCTGANLEEDVFNLVAHNSYKRIPNYRMLSAADEKALEDQGLNRVTDTCIPEGEAMRKIERHMLELWSESDKKGERLFPHEFFYRLLRSKKLEPDFEIDPKDSWLLAACEKNLPIWVPGYEDSTLGNMFVASVVRGDLKSAITIKSGLEQMRTLIDWYREESARASIGFFQIGGGIAGDFPICVVPLIHQDLQEKCPYWGYFCQISDSTTSYGSYSGAVPNEKISWGKLEVDTPRFVIESDATIVFPLIAAYLLNL; the protein is encoded by the coding sequence ATGGGAGCCGTACGCGATTTCATCGTCCACAACTACCGTCACTTCAACGCGGCCGTCGTGATCGACGCCGCCCGCGCCTGGGAAGAACACCTGGGCAAGGGCGGCAAGATGCTGCTCACGCTCGCGGGGGCCATGAGCACGGCGGAGCTCGGAATTTCGGTCGCGGAGCTGATCCGCAAAGGAAAGGTCCACGCCATCGTGTGCACCGGCGCCAACCTCGAGGAAGACGTCTTCAACTTGGTCGCGCACAACAGCTACAAGCGCATCCCGAACTACCGGATGCTCAGCGCCGCAGACGAGAAGGCGCTCGAGGACCAGGGCCTGAATCGCGTGACGGACACCTGCATCCCCGAGGGTGAGGCGATGCGCAAGATCGAGCGACACATGCTCGAGCTGTGGAGCGAGTCCGACAAGAAGGGGGAGCGGCTGTTTCCCCACGAGTTCTTCTACCGGCTGCTTCGCAGCAAGAAGCTGGAGCCGGACTTCGAGATCGACCCGAAGGACAGCTGGCTCCTGGCCGCCTGTGAGAAGAACCTGCCGATCTGGGTCCCGGGTTACGAGGACTCGACGCTCGGCAACATGTTCGTGGCGTCGGTGGTGCGGGGCGACCTCAAGAGTGCGATCACCATCAAGAGCGGCCTGGAGCAGATGCGCACGCTGATCGACTGGTACCGGGAGGAGAGCGCCCGCGCCAGCATCGGATTTTTCCAGATCGGCGGCGGCATCGCCGGCGACTTCCCGATCTGCGTCGTGCCGCTGATCCACCAGGACCTGCAGGAGAAGTGCCCCTACTGGGGTTACTTCTGTCAGATCAGCGACTCGACGACGTCGTACGGCAGCTACAGCGGCGCCGTGCCGAACGAGAAGATCAGCTGGGGCAAGCTGGAGGTCGACACCCCGCGCTTTGTCATCGAGAGCGACGCAACGATCGTGTTCCCGCTGATCGCCGCTTATTTGTTGAACTTGTGA
- a CDS encoding fructosamine kinase family protein, whose amino-acid sequence MRAALRSELEETLHSRVTGVSPISGGDINQAHAVDLADGRRVFVKHNAATPPGMFEAEAHGLAWLAEAEALALPQVIAIGASFLVLELLEPGRPRADHDEELGRGLARLHAHGAREFGLDRDNFIGRLPQDNRPLPDWATFYAERRLRPMVDQARQPLGRETLAAFERLYARLPELVGPDEPPARLHGDLWGGNAHVTESGAPCLIDPAAYAGHREVDLAMMALFGGFGGRVFAAYAEAFPLEPGHTDRQALYQLYPLLVHVNLFGDGYVGGVRRALSRYV is encoded by the coding sequence ATGCGGGCGGCCCTTCGGTCAGAGCTCGAAGAGACCCTGCACAGTCGTGTCACCGGTGTTTCCCCCATCAGTGGCGGCGACATCAATCAGGCTCACGCGGTCGATCTCGCCGATGGTCGGCGGGTGTTCGTCAAACACAACGCTGCGACCCCGCCGGGCATGTTCGAAGCGGAGGCCCACGGCCTCGCGTGGCTGGCGGAAGCCGAGGCGCTGGCACTGCCCCAGGTGATCGCGATCGGCGCGAGCTTCTTGGTGCTCGAGCTGCTCGAACCCGGTCGACCCCGCGCCGACCACGACGAGGAGCTCGGACGTGGACTCGCGCGCCTCCACGCACACGGCGCACGGGAGTTCGGGCTCGATCGCGACAACTTCATCGGGCGGCTGCCCCAAGACAATCGTCCGCTCCCCGACTGGGCGACGTTCTATGCCGAGCGACGCTTGCGTCCGATGGTCGACCAAGCTCGGCAACCCTTGGGGCGCGAGACCTTGGCGGCCTTCGAGCGCCTGTACGCGCGGTTGCCGGAGCTCGTTGGCCCGGACGAACCGCCGGCGCGCCTGCACGGTGACCTCTGGGGTGGCAACGCCCATGTGACCGAGAGTGGAGCTCCCTGTCTGATCGACCCTGCGGCGTACGCGGGGCACCGCGAGGTCGATCTGGCAATGATGGCCTTGTTTGGCGGCTTCGGAGGCCGAGTGTTCGCCGCATATGCCGAAGCTTTTCCGCTCGAGCCTGGGCACACGGACCGACAGGCGCTCTATCAACTCTACCCGCTGCTCGTGCACGTGAACCTGTTCGGAGACGGGTATGTTGGTGGAGTTCGCCGTGCGCTTTCGCGATACGTCTGA
- a CDS encoding outer membrane protein transport protein: MRPARLGLVLGGTLALCLVGSRDARAAGISVARFGGEHGHPTTTNATAIFYNPAGIGMSEDTHVFADVSLAWRKTSYNHELTGTDDGTIPGANDGTGKLFNVLASPMIGVTTKLGDLALGAGFYVPYGGQSVWDKNDDFKDDPSYAGPYDGVNRWYVMEGIIRSSFITLAAAYHIVPARLSIGVSGNLILSTVDTIRAKTTSGGNDPDTEGRAYLHTTGVDWSLGVGAMYEAMPKQLWVGASYQSRPNLTGMKKLKGSQRTLLVNANGTYSESDVKATLEHEIPDVIRLGGRYRPADDLELRLFGDYTRWSVLDRHVVKNTENDQYLLDQDRSWKDTFGVRAGVSKWVTKPLEVYGGAGYASNAVPDSTLEPALPDWNSISVSAGGRYQLAEKIFGSLSYTQIIYLPRDTTGKSTLTEPSKAVPNPDAGGKYKQAVGVVNVNFDIAF; this comes from the coding sequence ATGAGGCCCGCACGGCTCGGCTTGGTTCTGGGAGGGACGTTGGCGTTGTGCCTGGTGGGGTCGCGTGACGCCCGCGCGGCGGGAATTTCCGTGGCCCGCTTCGGCGGTGAGCACGGTCACCCAACCACGACCAACGCCACCGCCATTTTCTACAACCCCGCGGGGATCGGCATGAGCGAGGACACTCACGTCTTCGCCGATGTCTCCTTGGCGTGGCGCAAGACCAGCTACAACCACGAGCTCACCGGCACCGACGACGGCACGATACCCGGCGCCAACGACGGCACGGGCAAGCTCTTCAACGTGCTTGCGTCGCCCATGATCGGCGTGACCACGAAGCTCGGGGATCTCGCGCTCGGCGCGGGCTTCTACGTGCCGTACGGCGGTCAGAGTGTGTGGGACAAGAACGACGACTTCAAGGACGACCCGAGCTATGCGGGACCCTACGATGGCGTGAACCGCTGGTACGTGATGGAGGGCATCATACGCTCTTCGTTCATCACGCTCGCCGCGGCGTACCACATCGTGCCCGCGCGTCTGTCGATTGGCGTGTCGGGCAACCTGATCTTGAGCACCGTCGACACGATCCGCGCAAAGACCACTTCGGGCGGCAACGATCCGGACACCGAGGGGCGCGCGTACCTGCACACGACGGGTGTGGACTGGAGTCTCGGTGTCGGGGCCATGTACGAGGCCATGCCGAAACAGCTCTGGGTCGGAGCATCGTATCAGTCGCGCCCCAACCTCACCGGCATGAAGAAGCTGAAGGGTAGCCAGCGGACGTTGCTGGTGAACGCCAACGGTACCTATAGCGAGAGCGACGTGAAGGCCACGCTCGAGCACGAGATCCCCGACGTGATCCGTCTGGGCGGCCGGTACCGGCCCGCCGATGATCTGGAGCTGCGATTGTTCGGGGACTACACGCGCTGGAGTGTGCTCGATCGCCACGTCGTGAAAAACACGGAGAATGACCAGTATTTGCTCGATCAAGACCGCAGCTGGAAGGACACCTTCGGGGTGCGCGCGGGCGTGAGCAAATGGGTGACCAAGCCCCTCGAGGTCTACGGTGGCGCGGGTTACGCATCGAACGCTGTGCCCGACAGCACTCTCGAGCCGGCGCTGCCCGACTGGAACTCCATCTCGGTCTCGGCGGGGGGGCGTTACCAGCTGGCCGAGAAGATTTTCGGCTCGCTCTCGTATACCCAGATCATCTACTTGCCGCGGGATACCACCGGCAAGAGCACACTCACCGAGCCCAGCAAGGCCGTCCCGAACCCGGATGCGGGCGGCAAGTACAAACAGGCGGTAGGCGTCGTGAACGTCAACTTCGACATCGCGTTCTGA
- a CDS encoding HEAT repeat domain-containing protein, with product MKTQKRIVSLALAGFLLFTLSGTALADGIGVESRHLKAKDRTALKTEVKKARAKNQAIFAKVAEAPKLAIEADQMKRGRVASITLPLRALGSEALFPMLEMLALDGPTRGKLSESTWTTLRVGLIEAVGLVRDPRATPVLGAILDRESDFEIVRASAEALGRIGDDASTKKLSRMALAAGPKQAAVVAALGECRRTAAAAALAKLSVTRDEAQLLVVVKSLGTVGNAWAWETAEISKTGEGAQVRAIAARALIQVFVNNTGYLRSKAERALLVVAAPTTPSLIAAAKQNANTDQARALDSLATKIAQNPAK from the coding sequence ATGAAGACCCAGAAGCGAATCGTCAGCCTCGCCCTCGCGGGGTTCCTGCTCTTCACACTCAGCGGAACTGCGCTGGCCGATGGCATCGGCGTTGAGTCCCGACACCTCAAGGCCAAGGACCGAACGGCACTGAAGACCGAGGTCAAGAAGGCGCGGGCGAAGAACCAGGCCATCTTCGCCAAGGTCGCCGAGGCACCCAAGCTCGCCATCGAGGCCGATCAGATGAAGCGCGGGCGGGTCGCCAGCATCACCCTGCCGCTGCGCGCGCTCGGGAGTGAGGCGCTCTTCCCGATGCTGGAGATGCTCGCGCTCGATGGACCGACGCGCGGCAAGCTGAGTGAAAGCACCTGGACGACCCTGCGGGTCGGGCTGATCGAGGCGGTGGGGCTCGTCCGCGACCCGCGCGCCACACCGGTGCTCGGTGCGATCCTGGATCGGGAGTCCGACTTCGAGATCGTGCGGGCCTCGGCTGAGGCTCTCGGCCGCATCGGTGACGACGCCTCCACCAAGAAGCTGTCGCGCATGGCCCTCGCCGCGGGCCCCAAACAGGCCGCGGTGGTCGCGGCCCTGGGCGAGTGCCGTCGCACCGCCGCTGCCGCCGCCCTCGCGAAGCTCAGCGTGACGCGGGACGAGGCCCAGCTGCTCGTGGTGGTGAAGAGCCTCGGCACCGTCGGCAACGCCTGGGCCTGGGAGACGGCAGAGATCTCGAAGACCGGCGAAGGGGCCCAAGTCCGGGCCATCGCGGCGCGGGCCCTGATTCAGGTGTTCGTCAACAACACCGGCTATCTGCGCAGCAAGGCAGAGCGCGCCCTGCTGGTGGTCGCCGCACCGACGACGCCGAGCTTGATCGCTGCGGCCAAACAGAACGCGAATACCGACCAGGCTCGCGCGCTGGACAGCCTGGCTACCAAGATCGCACAAAACCCGGCCAAGTGA
- a CDS encoding low molecular weight phosphotyrosine protein phosphatase — translation MPKVSVCFVCLGNICRSPTAEGTMRHLLEVEGLAAHVEVDSAGTAAYHTGDPPDRRAVLAARARGIEVGGRGRQFRRADWQRFDLVLAMDCDNFDDLQAGAPAEHADKLRRLRSFDPKAPRDASVPDPYYGGQEGFDEVLDQCEAACRGLIAFLRERYGL, via the coding sequence ATGCCCAAAGTGAGTGTGTGCTTCGTTTGCCTTGGCAACATCTGTCGCAGCCCGACGGCAGAGGGGACGATGCGTCACCTGCTCGAGGTCGAGGGCCTAGCCGCCCACGTCGAGGTCGACAGTGCGGGGACCGCCGCTTACCACACCGGAGATCCGCCTGACCGGCGCGCGGTGCTCGCGGCCCGCGCGCGCGGCATCGAGGTGGGCGGACGCGGGCGCCAGTTCCGGCGTGCGGACTGGCAGCGATTCGATCTCGTCCTGGCGATGGACTGCGATAACTTCGACGACCTGCAAGCGGGGGCGCCGGCGGAGCACGCGGACAAACTGCGAAGGCTTCGCTCTTTCGATCCCAAGGCCCCGCGAGACGCCAGCGTGCCCGACCCATACTACGGCGGCCAGGAAGGCTTCGACGAGGTCTTGGACCAGTGTGAGGCAGCCTGCCGCGGGCTGATCGCGTTCTTGCGCGAGCGATATGGTCTGTGA
- a CDS encoding protein-arginine deiminase has translation MRTSSWTLAIVLTATGCSSAGSGNAGLGGAAGAQAGGTNAGGAGGNVGGAGGNFGGAPSGGAAGFGNTGNTGGVAGTPGGGGAPGGGGAPSGGGAPGGGGAPSGGGTGGGGPTCAGHCGSTTAVPGSNPQCYCDTDCVTYGDCCADYGAICSGGSGGTGGAGGAGGSGGVGGVGGSGGGGGTATALDLRADVNRDGVVDTAGTSDETGEDSWDATHGAIFLPNIDDDDGNCPKGVSDAQLAACSDATNTVIDGAYDIDDLARLRTVPWPSAPANAAATISVNQPSKVRLFKNSGGSFTAISSGASLTSAELKAGVEFGLEGLDIRRDTSWDGYLNVTVSMTGGGSGSDTVRMRMSPVMLNHHVQDATNIYVTSFNSSSSSAFRTDMSAACSSAGTAYTELGNLNDQWTQDFFETGYMSMPAAGGSQKTIRVYFRSANYTSSGLRQAGKVVYEYFRGKDKAGITQYDPNHPNGADSLNSFGNTETVPPYSYGGKSYPLGRILRGSVSNFYPDQSFEAMLTAQGTQPQIFLDTSWLAVGHVDETLSFVKVNSPRGWVMLANDAALAKSMLQNAQTQGYGSTPMFVGKTWSGGASAQVSISAVLADAAVMGPSNEAITEVNGQIATLKAETGITDAEIVKIPFLHWKTGGYSVAYQPGTVNLTYVGPKTVAVPKPFGPKINGIDIFEDQMVKALAPYGITVKFVEDWDLYHRLLGEVHCGSNADRAVTVKWWETGK, from the coding sequence ATGCGGACATCTTCTTGGACGCTCGCGATCGTGCTGACCGCGACAGGATGTAGCTCGGCCGGCAGCGGCAACGCCGGCCTCGGTGGTGCGGCGGGTGCACAGGCGGGCGGAACGAACGCGGGCGGCGCAGGCGGTAACGTCGGCGGCGCCGGCGGCAACTTCGGCGGCGCACCGAGCGGCGGTGCCGCGGGGTTCGGCAACACCGGCAACACCGGTGGAGTCGCGGGCACACCCGGCGGTGGCGGCGCACCCGGCGGTGGCGGCGCACCCAGCGGTGGCGGCGCACCGGGTGGTGGTGGCGCCCCGAGCGGCGGCGGAACCGGCGGCGGCGGTCCGACCTGCGCAGGTCATTGCGGGAGCACGACCGCGGTGCCGGGCAGCAACCCACAATGTTATTGCGACACCGACTGCGTCACCTACGGCGACTGCTGCGCCGACTACGGCGCGATCTGCAGCGGCGGGTCCGGTGGAACGGGCGGGGCGGGCGGCGCCGGCGGCTCGGGCGGAGTCGGAGGCGTCGGCGGCTCGGGGGGCGGCGGCGGCACGGCGACCGCGCTCGATCTGCGCGCTGATGTGAACCGCGACGGTGTCGTCGACACCGCGGGCACGAGCGACGAGACCGGAGAAGACAGCTGGGACGCCACACACGGCGCGATCTTCTTGCCGAACATCGACGACGACGACGGCAATTGCCCGAAGGGCGTCTCGGACGCGCAGCTCGCGGCCTGTAGCGATGCGACCAACACCGTCATCGACGGCGCATACGACATCGACGATCTGGCTCGCCTGCGCACGGTGCCCTGGCCGAGTGCGCCGGCCAACGCGGCCGCCACGATCAGCGTGAATCAGCCCAGTAAAGTCCGGCTTTTCAAGAACAGCGGCGGGAGCTTCACAGCGATCTCGAGCGGCGCGTCCCTCACTTCTGCGGAGCTCAAGGCCGGCGTCGAGTTCGGCCTCGAAGGGCTCGACATCCGGCGTGATACCAGCTGGGACGGCTACCTGAACGTCACGGTCAGCATGACGGGGGGCGGCTCGGGCAGCGACACGGTGCGCATGCGCATGTCACCCGTGATGCTCAACCACCACGTTCAAGATGCAACGAACATCTACGTGACGTCGTTCAACTCGTCGTCGTCGTCGGCATTCCGCACCGACATGTCCGCCGCGTGTTCGTCCGCAGGCACCGCCTACACCGAGCTCGGCAACCTCAACGACCAGTGGACGCAAGACTTCTTCGAGACTGGGTACATGAGCATGCCCGCCGCGGGTGGCTCGCAAAAGACCATCCGGGTCTACTTTCGCTCCGCAAACTACACGAGCAGTGGCCTGCGTCAGGCAGGCAAGGTCGTGTACGAGTACTTCCGCGGCAAGGACAAGGCCGGCATCACCCAGTACGACCCGAACCATCCGAACGGGGCCGACTCACTCAACTCGTTTGGCAACACCGAGACGGTTCCGCCCTATTCGTACGGCGGCAAGAGTTACCCGCTCGGCCGCATCCTGCGAGGCAGCGTCTCGAACTTCTATCCGGACCAGTCCTTCGAGGCCATGCTGACGGCCCAGGGCACACAGCCGCAAATCTTCCTCGATACCTCGTGGCTCGCCGTGGGCCACGTCGACGAGACCCTCTCGTTCGTGAAAGTCAACAGCCCGCGGGGCTGGGTGATGCTCGCCAATGACGCGGCCCTCGCGAAATCGATGCTGCAGAACGCCCAGACCCAAGGCTACGGGAGCACACCGATGTTTGTCGGCAAGACTTGGTCGGGCGGTGCCTCCGCTCAGGTCAGCATCAGCGCCGTGCTCGCGGACGCCGCGGTCATGGGTCCCTCGAACGAGGCAATCACCGAGGTGAACGGGCAAATTGCGACGCTCAAGGCGGAGACCGGCATCACCGACGCGGAGATCGTCAAGATCCCGTTCTTGCACTGGAAGACCGGCGGTTACTCCGTCGCTTATCAGCCTGGCACGGTCAACCTGACCTACGTGGGCCCCAAGACGGTGGCTGTCCCGAAGCCCTTCGGTCCCAAGATCAACGGCATCGACATCTTCGAAGACCAGATGGTCAAGGCGCTCGCGCCCTACGGCATCACGGTCAAGTTCGTCGAAGACTGGGACCTCTACCACCGGCTGCTCGGTGAGGTTCACTGTGGAAGCAACGCGGATCGTGCCGTGACCGTGAAGTGGTGGGAGACCGGAAAATGA
- a CDS encoding HRDC domain-containing protein: MHVVDSETELRTVAASLAEAQTLYLDTEFDSTRDGKTLCLLQLSGGEQVHLIDTLRLSSLEPLRGVLADPARAWVLHAGSQDVELLALRFDLKAPPRVFDTQVAWALTSVEHSVSLSYLKFRLLDLRSGKSHQADDWKRRPLPAAQLAYAAADIEELPALHNALCDRLRERSRGELVFEASRELIWPVRDEPEPMSLESFRNAWQLDARSQAALRYLVDWYNNLSPRDQGFAPEAKTLLAIAGRLPGSLDDLARIKGVNRRFADHHGADLVKGTRSAAASADTAGFVPIDPPPYATEREILLDGWLSLARAQLSTDLCVAPELVFPGRLMRRLKARVVETGELASAGELFEGWRRQLLADAFAEFAAFAVRHGR; the protein is encoded by the coding sequence ATGCACGTCGTTGATTCCGAGACCGAGCTTCGCACGGTTGCCGCGAGCTTGGCTGAGGCCCAAACGCTCTATCTGGACACCGAGTTCGACTCGACTCGCGACGGAAAGACGCTGTGTCTGTTGCAGCTCTCCGGCGGCGAGCAAGTTCACCTGATCGACACACTTCGGCTTTCGTCCCTCGAACCACTCCGCGGTGTGCTCGCAGATCCCGCGCGGGCGTGGGTGCTGCACGCCGGCTCGCAGGACGTAGAGCTGTTGGCGCTGCGCTTCGACCTGAAGGCACCACCGAGAGTCTTCGACACGCAGGTGGCCTGGGCGCTGACGAGCGTCGAGCACAGCGTCTCACTCTCGTACCTCAAATTTCGCCTGCTCGACCTGCGCAGTGGCAAGTCGCACCAGGCAGACGACTGGAAGCGTCGCCCCCTGCCCGCCGCGCAGCTCGCCTACGCGGCCGCCGACATCGAGGAGCTGCCTGCGCTCCACAACGCACTCTGCGACCGCCTGCGCGAAAGATCACGCGGGGAGCTGGTGTTCGAGGCCAGTCGCGAGCTCATCTGGCCAGTCCGGGACGAACCCGAGCCGATGTCGCTCGAGAGCTTCCGCAACGCCTGGCAACTCGACGCGCGCAGTCAGGCCGCACTGCGGTATCTGGTCGACTGGTACAACAACCTGTCACCCCGCGATCAAGGCTTCGCGCCCGAAGCAAAGACTCTGCTCGCCATCGCGGGCCGACTGCCCGGGTCCCTCGATGATCTCGCGCGCATCAAGGGCGTGAACCGGCGCTTCGCCGACCATCATGGCGCCGACCTGGTCAAAGGCACGCGCAGCGCCGCCGCGAGCGCCGACACTGCGGGCTTCGTGCCCATCGATCCGCCGCCCTACGCCACCGAACGGGAAATCTTGCTCGACGGCTGGCTCTCGCTGGCGCGTGCACAGCTCTCGACGGACCTCTGTGTTGCGCCGGAGCTGGTGTTCCCGGGGCGGCTGATGCGCCGGCTGAAGGCGCGCGTGGTCGAGACCGGCGAGCTGGCGAGCGCGGGCGAGCTGTTCGAGGGATGGCGGCGACAGCTGCTCGCCGATGCGTTCGCCGAGTTCGCCGCGTTCGCCGTGAGACACGGGCGGTGA